The DNA sequence CCGGCAACACAATGACCCTTCGATTCGGCTCGGCGCCCGTCGAGTCCGACGACACGCCGTCGATCTCCGCGATCGCGTCGTGGATGATCTTCCGCTCGAACGGAGTCATCGGTTCGAGTTCCTCGGACTCCCCCGTCTCGAGAACCCGTTGCGCAGCCACCCGGCCGGCCTCCGTCAGTGCCTCCCGCTTGGCGGCCCGCCATCCCGAGATGTCCAACATCAACCGACTTCGATCGCCCAACTCCTGCTGGACGGCCAACCTGGTCAGCTCCTGGACCGCGTCCAGAACCGAGCCGTCCGATCCCACGAGGAGATCGAGGTCCTCACCGCCGTCAATGCTCACGACCGCGCGGTCACCCTCGACGTCGAGATCGATGTCCCCGTCGAAATCCAAGATGTCCAAGAGCTGTTCGAGGTAATCGCCGGCCACCTCGCCCTCCTCGACAAGACGCTCCTCCGACACCTCGATGTTCTTCTTCGACATGGATCCGCCTCCGTCATCACCGCCGATCGCCGGTCCCGTCGTGGCCGGCGAGTAACTCTCCCAAGTATGGGACAAGGTCCCCGATCGCGGAGAATCGGGGACCTTGTCGGCCGTCTCACTGACCCGGGGTCAGCGCTTGCGTTTCTTCTTCTTGCCCTTGCCGCCTCCGCCGCCACCCTTCTGGGCGGGGCGGGTGCGTTGGCCGCCGGGTCGTTGAGGTCTCTGACCCGGCCTCGGGGCGGAGCCGGGAGCCGACTCGGGAGCATCGCCGACGACCGCCGGGGCCGCTGTCGTACCGTCGTCGTCCGGCGAAGCGACGCCAGTGGCCGCTGCCTGTGGCGCCACGGCGGTACCCGCCGCGGACCCCCGGCCCCTCTTCGGATTGACGGGCTTCACCCCGACCCTGGGCGCGAGGGACTTCTGCTCCTCACGGCGCTTGAGGGCGGCGGCGTCATCCTCCTTGGCCATCTTCTCGAAGAGGTAGTACTGCTGACCGAGGGTCCACAGGTTGTTGGTGACCATGTAGACGAGGATGGCCAGCGGCCAGAACGCACCGGTGACCAGGATGCCGATGGGGAAG is a window from the Dietzia sp. JS16-p6b genome containing:
- a CDS encoding R3H domain-containing nucleic acid-binding protein, whose translation is MSKKNIEVSEERLVEEGEVAGDYLEQLLDILDFDGDIDLDVEGDRAVVSIDGGEDLDLLVGSDGSVLDAVQELTRLAVQQELGDRSRLMLDISGWRAAKREALTEAGRVAAQRVLETGESEELEPMTPFERKIIHDAIAEIDGVSSDSTGAEPNRRVIVLPE